The Macrobrachium nipponense isolate FS-2020 chromosome 27, ASM1510439v2, whole genome shotgun sequence genome includes a region encoding these proteins:
- the LOC135200843 gene encoding sodium- and chloride-dependent GABA transporter 1-like codes for MDDNMGDGSESDINKCNEQSEITSRNKGETTNDRGNADVAIAIPIDDTAGVTSVDESRTNPVPNLNNETDTSANTCLSSRVNNKRKNSCASHEVSANRVIDEDASLVTDGCIGNGHGHFDERSDVIFLESGEVISDRTAEAVNSIVVSNATELTSISELSINDENLPYFINNQESPRKTNLSNSSESLTDRRLNNENLVRNSALHDGQSHKNAEDISSESLNFVNNEANSVRGDINKNITNRSKDREGSPDLNLIISADLPSNQSLSRSSSVKCNALHDSQTNEGLGNAESVTHSRPVAGRNLSDGRSINATILQGNQSSRHMNVDGSGNPSHTNGTVPSANIPDSALRARNLTPVNLNRRERKRKWLFIKYWALRDKVVMLLQSLVGPSSGRQQWKRPLDSNMNLAAYAVGLANILRFPYLMIKHGGATFLISYGVSLVVIGFPLYMVDISLAQYLSLGPTSVYSSLAPMFSGLGWAMIATAFFVSIYYSVVLSWILVYLYQSFAKVLPWNNCNSKREECGQPFVNNTIAAAEEFFHFGVLQESQEGQDADGARLRSQLVVCLGCAWLAVVVSLIRRNPGNANYVTNAIPYAVLLLLLIWSCAGKGSEACKTAFQSFLYTNQTQNHGAKSTLLEAGVWIDAASQMLFSLGHALGGHATLASYNNLHQNTLWTSIVVVLWDTATSVLCSCIVYTSMCQAVHECYPSVHAWEVAFIAYSVLMVKVDVHVWPILFFLVLFTLGIGSLIGFVETITTALFNKFSYLQSRYFPCIVMSCFLLFVLGLPMCSSKGIYQVELIHMYTCKVSILVLGLLQVILVGYIFGFQKFMKLVREELKVSVPVVVEWYLAISLKLLVPAAFSGLLLVTLLYDDYISTKDKEDSETYTHFGLILPITSCLFVPGFAVYELYKNKDRNWQELLKPTPEFRPAHQRQEDASSFILNEGSEYSISSSVHAAGGLNPYITISSITEMFRWSRNWLVDNGTGADRAAAQGPQTLQINRILDNDL; via the exons ATGGATGACAACATGGGAGATGGGAGTGAATCAGATATCAACAAGTGCAATGAGCAGTCTGAAATTACTTCACGCAACAAAGGTGAGACCACAAACGACAGAGGCAACGCAGATGTCGCCATCGCCATTCCCATTGACGATACGGCAGGTGTGACAAGTGTCGACGAGTCACGTACAAATCCCGTTCCGAATTTAAACAACGAAACTGATACAAGTGCCAACACCTGTCTCTCTTCGAGAgtgaataataaaaggaaaaattcgtGTGCCAGTCATGAAGTTAGTGCAAACAGAGTTATCGATGAGGACGCGAGTTTGGTTACAGATGGGTGCATAGGCAATGGGCATGGACATTTCGACGAGCGTTCCGACGTTATTTTCCTTGAAAGTGGCGAGGTAATATCAGACAGAACAGCTGAAGCAGTGAACAGTATCGTTGTAAGTAACGCGACAGAATTAACTAGTATCAGTGAGTTAAGCATAAACGATGAAAATCTGCCTTACTTTATCAACAACCAAGAAAGTCCTAGAAAAACAAACCTTAGTAACAGCTCAGAGTCACTGACCGACCGTAGGCTAAACAATGAGAATTTAGTTAGAAACAGTGCTCTCCATGACGGCCAATCACACAAAAATGCCGAAGATATAAGTTCAGAAAGTCTAAACTTTGTAAATAACGAAGCCAATTCGGTTAGAGGCGACATCAACAAAAACATCACAAATAGAAGCAAAGATCGCGAAGGCTCGCCAGATTTGAACCTCATCATCAGCGCAGATCTTCCTTCCAACCAGAGCTTGAGCCGCAGCAGTTCTGTTAAATGCAACGCCCTCCATGACAGTCAAACAAACGAAGGTCTAGGAAACGCCGAGAGTGTCACTCACTCACGTCCAGTGGCTGGCCGCAACTTGAGTGATGGCAGGTCGATAAACGCCACCATCCTCCAAGGGAACCAGTCAAGCAGACACATGAACGTTGATGGCTCTGGGAACCCAAGCCATACAAATGGCACAGTTCCTTCGGCTAACATTCCCGACAGTGCTTTACGGGCTCGTAATTTGACGCCAGTCAATTTGAACagacgagagaggaagagaaaatggCTCTTTATAAAGTACTGG GCATTGAGGGACAAAGTGGTGATGCTGCTGCAGTCCCTCGTGGGACCGTCCTCCGGAAGACAGCAATGGAAAAGGCCTCTAGATAGCAACATGAACCTGGCGGCTTATGCAGTTGGACTCGCCAATATACTGCGGTTTCCTTACTTGATGATCAAACATGGCGGAG CAACTTTCCTCATCTCTTACGGCGTTAGTCTGGTGGTGATCGGCTTTCCTTTGTATATGGTGGATATCTCTCTCGCCCAGTACCTGAGCCTTGGGCCTACGAGCGTCTATTCCTCCTTGGCCCCTATGTTCTCAG GTCTAGGCTGGGCAATGATAGCAACTGCGTTTTTCGTCAGCATTTATTATAGCGTTGTCCTGTCTTGGATCCTTGTGTACTTATACCAGTCCTTCGCAAAGGTCTTGCCTTGGAATAACTGCAACTCCAAAAGAGAAG AGTGTGGCCAGCCCTTCGTAAACAACACTATTGCGGCAGCTGAGGAGTTTTTTCA CTTTGGCGTGCTGCAGGAGAGCCAAGAGGGACAGGATGCAGACGGTGCCCGTCTACGTTCTCAGCTAGTTGTGTGTCTAGGTTGTGCATGGCTGGCGGTTGTAGTGTCTCTCATCAGAAGAAATCCTGGGAATGCTAACTATGTTACCAACGCCATTCCTTATGCTGTTCTGCTATTGCTTTTGATATGGA GTTGTGCCGGTAAGGGCAGTGAAGCCTGCAAGACGGCCTTCCAGTCGTTTCTATATACAAATCAG ACTCAGAATCATGGCGCTAAGTCTACACTGTTGGAAGCTGGCGTTTGGATTGACGCTGCGTCCCAGATGCTCTTCTCTTTGGGTCATGCTCTGGGAGGCCACGCCACCCTCGCTTCATACAACAACTTGCATCAGAATACACTCTG GACTTCAATCGTCGTCGTACTGTGGGACACGGCAACGTCAGTCCTGTGCAGCTGTATTGTGTACACCTCCATGTGCCAAGCCGTTCACGAGTGTTACCCTTCCGTTCACGCCTGGGAGGTCGCGTTTATTGCTTACTCGGTCCTCATGGTCAAGGTGGATGTCCACGTGTGGCCAATCCTGTTTTTTCTTGTGCTCTTCACTTTAGGAATTGGCAGTCTG ATAGGATTTGTGGAAACCATTACAACGGCTTTGTTCAACAAATTCAGTTACCTCCAGTCCAGATACTTTCCGTGCATTGTCATGAGCTGCTTCCTGCTGTTCGTCTTGGGTCTGCCAATGTGTTCCTCCAAGGGGATCTATCAGGTGGAACTCATCCACATGTACACATGCAAAGTTTCCATTCTAGTTCTGGGACTCCTACAAGTTATACTAGTTGGTTACATCTTCG GGTTCCAAAAGTTTATGAAACTCGTGCGAGAAGAATTGAAAGTTTCCGTTCCTGTTGTTGTGGAATGGTACCTGGCAATTTCCCTTAAGCTACTTGTTCCAGCGGCCTTCTCC GGGCTTTTATTGGTGACATTATTATACGACGATTACATTAGCACCAAGGACAAAGAGGATTCTGAAACATACACTCATTTCGGGCTGATACTTCCAATAACGTCTTGCCTCTTTGTTCCCGGTTTCGCCGTTTACGAACTTTACAAGAACAAAGACAGA aattggCAAGAACTTCTGAAGCCTACTCCCGAGTTCCGCCCTGCTCATCAGAGGCAGGAGGACGCCAGCAGCTTTATTTTGAACGAAGGCTCCGAGTATTCGATCTCAAGTTCCGTCCACGCCGCTGGAGGTCTCAACCCTTACATCACAATTTCGTCGATCACCGAAATGTTTAGGTGGTCACGTAACTGGTTAGTGGACAACGGGACGGGTGCTGATCGGGCAGCTGCCCAAGGACCGCAGACTCTACAGATTAATAGGATCTTAGACAATGACCTGTAA